In one Corallococcus sp. EGB genomic region, the following are encoded:
- a CDS encoding FmdB family zinc ribbon protein: MPIYEYGCSACGKTIDVLQKMSDPTPPACTACGAQGTLSKQVSRSSFHLKGGGWYSDLYGSTKKDGGGSSSSSSSSSSSTSSSSAPASAAAAAPSTASSDKP; the protein is encoded by the coding sequence ATGCCCATCTACGAGTACGGCTGCTCGGCCTGTGGAAAGACCATCGACGTCCTGCAGAAGATGTCCGACCCGACGCCCCCCGCCTGCACCGCGTGCGGGGCCCAGGGCACGCTGAGCAAGCAGGTCAGCCGCTCCAGCTTCCACCTCAAGGGTGGGGGCTGGTACTCCGACCTGTACGGTTCCACGAAGAAGGACGGCGGCGGTTCGTCGTCTTCCTCCTCGTCGTCCTCATCATCGACGTCGAGCAGCAGCGCGCCGGCCAGCGCAGCCGCGGCCGCGCCGAGCACCGCGTCCAGCGACAAGCCGTAG
- a CDS encoding PHP domain-containing protein yields the protein MLIDLHAHSHLSKGCELEPRAVLERAAMFGLDAVAFTETNTQDGCDELFEIGAKSKVKVFVGLELVTDRGQYLCFFPKPELAPEPVQMWGSNREKPWSAAECLPKVKALGAAIVAARPFDRDVPNPAMDYVRSLSGVLCAVEGYNAKVKQTANDLAVEAADALKLPCVGGSDARGSLDEMGRGATFFKRDVLTQAQLVEELLKGDYWPVMAGELPRLTRPGEAQAQRKGGGGGKKQHRRGGRR from the coding sequence GCTCATCGACCTACACGCCCATTCCCATCTGTCCAAGGGATGCGAACTGGAGCCGCGCGCCGTGCTGGAGCGGGCGGCGATGTTCGGCCTGGACGCGGTGGCGTTCACGGAGACCAACACCCAGGACGGCTGCGACGAGCTCTTCGAGATCGGCGCGAAGTCCAAGGTGAAGGTGTTCGTGGGACTGGAGCTCGTCACGGACCGGGGCCAGTACCTGTGCTTCTTCCCGAAGCCGGAGCTGGCGCCGGAGCCCGTGCAGATGTGGGGCAGCAACCGGGAGAAGCCCTGGAGCGCGGCCGAGTGCCTGCCCAAGGTGAAGGCGCTGGGCGCGGCCATCGTCGCGGCCCGCCCCTTCGACCGGGACGTGCCCAACCCCGCCATGGACTACGTGCGCTCGCTGTCGGGCGTGCTGTGCGCCGTGGAGGGCTACAACGCCAAGGTGAAGCAGACGGCGAACGACCTGGCCGTGGAGGCCGCGGACGCCCTCAAGCTGCCCTGCGTGGGCGGCAGCGACGCGCGCGGCTCCCTGGATGAAATGGGCCGCGGCGCCACCTTCTTCAAGCGCGACGTGCTCACCCAGGCGCAGCTGGTGGAGGAGCTGCTCAAGGGCGACTACTGGCCGGTGATGGCCGGCGAGCTGCCCCGCCTCACCCGGCCGGGCGAGGCCCAGGCCCAGCGCAAGGGCGGCGGCGGTGGCAAGAAGCAGCACCGCCGCGGCGGCCGGCGCTAG